A single genomic interval of Mycolicibacterium holsaticum DSM 44478 = JCM 12374 harbors:
- a CDS encoding cobyrinate a,c-diamide synthase codes for MVTPALVVAAPASGSGKTTVATGLMGALRRAGHVVAPFKVGPDYIDPGYHTLAAHRPGRNLDPVLVGEHLIGPLYRHGSAGADIAVIEGVMGLFDGRIDDNANPSGTAAGSTAQVAGMLRAPVVLVVDARGQSHSIAALLHGFSTFDRSVRIAGVILNRVGSARHEEVLRQACEYAGVPVFGALPRTDELSLPSRHLGLVTAVEHGERARAAVDAMIALVARHVDLAGLAAVAACEVADEPWEPAVNDAAVTGVTVAFAAGKAFSFGYAEHRELLAAAGAEVVEFDPLTDPLPPDTAALVIPGGFPEQFATELSGNDLVRQQIKALAASGAPVHAECAGLTYLVDELDGYPMCGALSGSARFTDRLTLGYRQGVAVAESPLHTVGERIMGHEFHRTTVEFTDSYPPAWVYAGNTETGVRDGAVDAGVHAGYLHTHPAAHPGAIARFVAAAGRECSDAAGRECSDAAGRECSDAAATSRLAR; via the coding sequence GTGGTGACGCCTGCCCTTGTTGTGGCCGCACCGGCGTCCGGTAGCGGAAAGACGACTGTGGCAACGGGTTTGATGGGTGCGCTGCGGCGCGCGGGACACGTCGTCGCGCCGTTCAAGGTCGGACCCGACTACATCGACCCCGGCTACCACACGCTGGCCGCGCACCGGCCCGGGCGCAACCTGGACCCGGTGCTGGTCGGCGAGCACCTGATCGGCCCGCTGTACCGGCACGGCAGCGCAGGCGCCGACATCGCGGTCATCGAAGGGGTCATGGGCTTGTTCGACGGGCGCATCGATGACAACGCCAACCCGTCGGGCACCGCCGCCGGTTCCACGGCCCAGGTTGCGGGCATGCTGCGCGCGCCGGTCGTCCTGGTCGTCGACGCCCGCGGCCAGAGCCACAGTATCGCCGCGCTGCTGCACGGCTTTTCGACGTTCGACCGGTCGGTGCGAATCGCGGGGGTCATCCTGAACCGGGTCGGATCGGCCCGCCACGAAGAGGTGCTGCGTCAGGCGTGTGAATACGCCGGTGTCCCGGTGTTCGGCGCCCTTCCGCGCACCGACGAACTATCGCTTCCCTCAAGACATCTCGGGCTTGTCACCGCCGTCGAGCACGGTGAGCGGGCGCGCGCCGCGGTGGATGCGATGATCGCGCTGGTGGCGCGCCACGTCGATCTCGCGGGCCTGGCGGCGGTGGCCGCCTGCGAGGTGGCCGACGAACCGTGGGAGCCCGCCGTGAACGACGCCGCCGTGACCGGTGTCACCGTCGCGTTCGCGGCGGGCAAGGCATTCAGCTTCGGCTACGCCGAACACCGTGAACTGCTGGCGGCCGCCGGCGCCGAGGTGGTCGAGTTCGATCCGCTGACCGATCCGCTGCCGCCCGACACCGCCGCACTGGTCATCCCCGGCGGGTTCCCCGAGCAGTTCGCCACCGAACTGTCGGGCAACGACCTTGTGCGCCAACAGATCAAGGCGCTCGCCGCATCCGGCGCACCGGTACACGCCGAATGCGCCGGCCTGACCTACCTGGTCGACGAACTCGACGGGTACCCGATGTGCGGCGCGCTGTCTGGCTCTGCGCGCTTCACCGACCGGCTCACCCTGGGCTACCGGCAGGGCGTCGCCGTCGCCGAGTCGCCGTTGCACACCGTCGGCGAACGGATCATGGGACACGAATTTCACCGCACCACAGTCGAGTTCACCGACAGCTACCCGCCCGCGTGGGTTTACGCGGGCAACACGGAGACGGGCGTGCGCGACGGTGCCGTCGACGCCGGCGTGCACGCCGGCTATCTGCACACCCACCCGGCCGCCCATCCGGGGGCGATCGCCCGTTTCGTAGCCGCGGCGGGCCGCGAATGTTCGGACGCGGCGGGCCGCGAATGTTCGGACGCGGCGGGCCGCGAATGTTCGGACGCGGCCGCAACCTCTAGGCTCGCACGGTGA
- the cobO gene encoding cob(I)yrinic acid a,c-diamide adenosyltransferase has translation MPQGQPLSVPDDGLTTRARRNAPLLAVHTGAGKGKSTAAFGMALRAWNQGFDVAVFQFVKSAKWKVGEEAAFRQLGRLHDEQGVGGPVEWHKMGSGWSWTRKSGSDDDHAAAASDGWAEIARRLAEQRHDFYVLDEFTYPLKWGWVDVDEVVATLTARPGTQHVVITGRHAPPALLDAADLVTEMTKVKHPMDVGRKGQKGIEW, from the coding sequence ATGCCGCAGGGCCAACCGCTCAGCGTTCCCGACGACGGGTTGACCACCCGGGCACGGCGCAACGCCCCGCTGCTCGCGGTGCACACCGGCGCGGGTAAGGGCAAGTCCACCGCGGCGTTCGGGATGGCGCTGCGGGCCTGGAACCAGGGTTTCGACGTCGCGGTGTTCCAGTTCGTCAAGAGTGCCAAGTGGAAGGTCGGCGAGGAGGCGGCGTTTCGCCAACTGGGTCGCCTGCACGACGAGCAGGGCGTCGGCGGCCCCGTGGAGTGGCACAAGATGGGCTCGGGCTGGTCGTGGACGCGCAAATCCGGCAGCGACGACGATCACGCCGCGGCCGCCTCCGACGGCTGGGCCGAGATCGCGCGCCGACTCGCCGAGCAGCGCCACGATTTCTATGTGCTCGACGAGTTCACCTACCCGCTGAAGTGGGGCTGGGTCGACGTCGACGAAGTGGTCGCCACGTTGACGGCCCGTCCCGGCACGCAGCACGTCGTCATCACCGGCCGCCACGCCCCGCCCGCCCTGCTCGACGCCGCCGACCTGGTCACCGAGATGACCAAGGTCAAGCACCCCATGGACGTCGGCCGCAAGGGCCAGAAGGGCATCGAGTGGTGA
- a CDS encoding magnesium chelatase subunit D family protein, which translates to MTYPFSAIVGHDRLRLALVLCAIRPDIGGVLIRGEKGTAKSTAVRGLAAVLAAVDEGASLVELPIGATEDRVVGSLDLQKVLRDGEHAFSPGLLARAHGGVLYVDEVNLLHDHLVDVLLDAAAMGRVHIERDGVSHSHDARFVLIGTMNPEEGELRPQLLDRFGLTVDVRASRDVDVRVDVIRQRMAYEADPTGFAGSYAGDDAELARRIATARAAVNAVTLPDSELRRIAALCAAFDVDGMRADLVVARTAVAHAAWRGADTVVEEDIRVAAELALPHRRRRDPFDDPGLDPEQLDQAMEEAGQSAEPEQEPEPDPDPDFDPPGGGEATPGDTGPQGSTSSTTKPSASPSAVYRTRSLVVPGVGEGAPGRRSRARNRTGKTIAATPDREAGHGVHVFGTVLAAAERQRGAGRPRPGPDDVRRAIREGREGNLVIFVVDASGSMAARDRMAAVGGAALSLLRDAYQRRDKVAVITFRQQDAQLLLPPTSSVHIASRRLARFDTGGKTPLAQGLLAARDVVVREKARDRARRSLVVVLTDGRATGGPDPLGRTRQAAARLVAEGAAAVVVDCETSYVRLGLAQQLADQLGAPAVRLAQLRADNLTDVIRTAA; encoded by the coding sequence ATGACGTACCCGTTCAGCGCGATCGTCGGCCACGACCGGTTACGGCTGGCCCTGGTGTTGTGCGCGATTCGCCCGGACATCGGCGGTGTGCTGATCCGGGGGGAGAAGGGCACCGCGAAGTCGACCGCCGTGCGCGGCCTGGCCGCGGTACTGGCCGCCGTGGACGAGGGGGCGTCGCTGGTCGAGTTGCCGATCGGCGCCACCGAAGACCGCGTGGTCGGCTCGCTGGACCTGCAGAAGGTGCTGCGCGACGGCGAGCATGCGTTCTCACCGGGGCTGCTGGCCCGCGCGCACGGCGGCGTGCTCTACGTCGACGAGGTGAACCTGCTGCACGACCACCTGGTCGACGTGCTGCTGGACGCGGCGGCGATGGGTCGGGTGCACATCGAACGCGACGGCGTCTCGCACAGCCACGACGCCCGCTTCGTGCTCATCGGCACCATGAATCCCGAAGAGGGCGAACTGCGTCCGCAGCTGCTGGACAGGTTCGGCCTGACCGTGGACGTGCGGGCCTCCCGCGACGTCGACGTCCGCGTCGACGTCATCCGGCAGCGCATGGCCTACGAGGCCGATCCGACGGGGTTCGCCGGGTCCTACGCCGGCGACGACGCCGAGCTGGCCCGGCGGATCGCCACCGCCCGCGCGGCCGTCAACGCAGTGACGTTGCCGGACAGCGAGTTACGGCGTATCGCAGCGCTGTGCGCAGCGTTCGACGTCGACGGTATGCGCGCCGACCTCGTGGTCGCGCGCACGGCCGTGGCCCATGCCGCATGGCGGGGCGCCGACACCGTCGTCGAAGAAGACATTCGGGTCGCAGCCGAGCTGGCGTTACCGCACCGTCGGCGCCGCGATCCGTTCGACGATCCCGGGCTGGATCCCGAACAGCTCGACCAGGCGATGGAAGAGGCCGGTCAGTCCGCCGAACCGGAACAGGAACCCGAGCCCGACCCGGATCCGGACTTCGATCCGCCTGGCGGCGGCGAGGCGACCCCCGGAGATACTGGGCCGCAAGGCAGCACGAGCAGCACCACCAAGCCGAGCGCGTCGCCGTCGGCGGTGTACCGGACGCGTTCGCTGGTGGTTCCCGGGGTGGGGGAGGGCGCACCCGGCCGTCGGTCGCGGGCACGCAACCGCACCGGTAAGACGATCGCGGCCACCCCCGACCGGGAGGCTGGCCACGGCGTGCACGTGTTCGGCACGGTGCTGGCCGCCGCGGAGCGCCAACGTGGCGCGGGCCGGCCGCGTCCGGGGCCTGACGACGTGCGCCGCGCCATCCGGGAGGGCCGGGAGGGCAACCTGGTGATCTTCGTCGTCGACGCGTCGGGGTCGATGGCCGCGCGCGACCGGATGGCAGCCGTGGGCGGTGCCGCGCTGTCGCTGCTGCGCGATGCCTACCAGCGCCGCGACAAGGTCGCGGTGATCACGTTCCGCCAGCAGGACGCCCAGCTGCTGTTGCCGCCGACGTCGTCGGTGCACATCGCCAGCCGCCGGTTGGCCCGCTTCGATACCGGCGGGAAAACACCGCTGGCACAAGGCCTGTTGGCCGCGCGCGATGTGGTGGTCCGGGAGAAGGCGCGGGATCGGGCGCGACGCAGCCTGGTGGTGGTGCTCACCGACGGGCGCGCGACCGGTGGTCCCGACCCGCTGGGACGCACCCGCCAAGCCGCGGCCCGGCTGGTGGCCGAGGGAGCGGCGGCCGTCGTGGTCGACTGTGAAACGTCCTATGTGCGACTGGGTTTGGCCCAGCAGCTGGCCGATCAGCTGGGTGCGCCCGCGGTGCGGCTGGCGCAACTGCGCGCCGACAACCTCACCGACGTGATCCGCACCGCCGCCTGA
- a CDS encoding GNAT family N-acetyltransferase, which translates to MTVALRRSWAKDLDAATLYELLKLRVEVFVVEQATPYPELDGRDLLAETRHFWLEGADGEVICTLRLMEEHPGGQKGFRIGRVCTKRDARGQGQATRLLQAALAEVGDYPCRIDAQIYLEEMYAHHGFVRDGEEFLDDGIPHVPMVKR; encoded by the coding sequence ATGACCGTCGCGCTGCGTCGCAGTTGGGCCAAGGACCTCGACGCCGCGACGCTCTACGAGCTGCTCAAGCTGCGCGTCGAGGTGTTCGTCGTCGAGCAGGCCACCCCCTATCCCGAGCTGGACGGTCGTGACCTGCTCGCCGAGACCCGGCACTTCTGGCTGGAAGGCGCCGACGGCGAAGTCATCTGCACGCTGCGGCTGATGGAGGAACATCCGGGTGGGCAGAAAGGATTTCGGATCGGCCGGGTGTGCACCAAACGCGACGCGCGCGGACAGGGCCAGGCCACCCGGCTGCTGCAGGCCGCGCTGGCCGAAGTCGGCGACTACCCGTGCCGCATCGACGCGCAGATCTACCTGGAGGAGATGTATGCCCACCACGGGTTCGTCCGTGACGGCGAAGAGTTTCTTGACGACGGCATCCCTCATGTGCCGATGGTGAAGCGATGA
- a CDS encoding alpha/beta hydrolase, translated as MSATKVASVPEWQADVLPGYRQHSFLLGTDPDGEGELVATLVRRGAADPAATRAVLLVHGFTDYFFNTELADHFAARGFAFYALDLHKCGRSWREGQTPHFTTDLSRYDTELEQALDVIATELQAASVLVYGHSAGGLIVSLWLDRLRRRGLTARKRVAGLVLNSPWLDLQGPAVLRTVPTTAAIRAASRWRKRMIVRRPADGGYGATLHRDYYGEFDYDLKWKPIGGFPVTLGWLHAIRRGQARLHRGLDVGVPNLILRSDRSVREVTDQVETIQRGDAVLDVGQIARWAGCIGNRSTVVPIVDAKHDVFLSVPQSRQQAYRELDRWLDWYVNESPDTVPQSERG; from the coding sequence ATGTCGGCGACTAAGGTTGCAAGCGTGCCCGAATGGCAGGCCGATGTGCTGCCCGGTTACCGGCAGCATTCGTTTCTGCTCGGTACCGACCCCGACGGGGAAGGTGAGCTGGTGGCCACCCTGGTGCGCCGCGGGGCGGCCGACCCGGCGGCGACCCGCGCCGTGCTGCTGGTGCACGGGTTCACCGACTACTTCTTCAACACCGAACTCGCGGATCACTTCGCCGCGCGCGGCTTCGCGTTCTACGCGTTGGATCTGCACAAATGCGGCCGGTCCTGGCGCGAGGGGCAGACACCGCACTTCACCACCGACCTGTCGCGGTACGACACCGAACTCGAACAGGCGCTCGACGTGATCGCCACCGAGCTGCAGGCGGCCAGCGTGCTGGTCTACGGGCACTCGGCGGGCGGTCTGATCGTGTCGCTGTGGCTGGACCGGCTGCGCCGCCGGGGCCTGACCGCACGCAAGCGGGTGGCCGGCCTGGTCCTCAACAGCCCGTGGCTGGATCTGCAGGGGCCGGCGGTGCTGCGCACGGTGCCGACGACCGCGGCGATCCGCGCGGCATCGCGCTGGCGCAAGCGCATGATCGTGCGTCGTCCCGCCGACGGTGGCTACGGCGCGACGCTGCATCGCGACTATTACGGCGAATTCGACTACGACCTGAAATGGAAACCGATCGGCGGGTTTCCGGTGACGCTCGGCTGGCTGCACGCCATCCGGCGCGGCCAAGCCCGGCTGCACCGCGGCCTCGACGTCGGGGTGCCCAACCTCATCCTGCGCTCGGACCGCAGCGTGCGAGAGGTCACCGACCAGGTCGAGACGATCCAACGCGGCGACGCGGTACTGGATGTCGGTCAGATCGCCCGATGGGCGGGCTGTATCGGCAACCGCAGCACCGTTGTGCCGATCGTCGACGCCAAACATGACGTGTTCCTGTCCGTCCCGCAGTCCCGCCAGCAGGCCTACCGCGAGCTCGACCGGTGGCTCGACTGGTACGTGAACGAATCACCGGACACCGTCCCGCAATCCGAACGAGGATGA
- the mtr gene encoding mycothione reductase: MAHFDIAIIGTGSGNSILDERYTDKTVAICEQGVFGGTCLNVGCIPTKMFVYAADIAQHIRESARYGVDAELEGVRWPDIVSRVFGRVDPIALSGENYRRASPNVEVFASHTRFGPTRPDGRYTLRTADGDEFTADQVVVAAGSRAVIPEAIAECGVPYHTSDTIMRIADVPEHLIIVGGGFIGCEFAHIFSALGSQVTLLLRGSTLLRGHDDEITMRFTDLAAKKWSIRDHHEVADARRVGDGVEITCQDGTKVRGDALLVATGRVPNGDLLDAEQAGVKVTGDGRVVVDEYQRTTARGVFALGDVSSEYQLKHVANHEARVVRHNLLQDWDDTDALMTSDHRYVPSAVFTDPQIASVGLTENQARAQGFDVRVKVQDYGDVAYGWAMEDTTGIVKVIVDGDTGLILGAHIMGHQASSLIQPVIQAMSFGLPAQEMARGQYWIHPALPEVVENALLALCGEPPWPPSKRH; this comes from the coding sequence ATGGCCCACTTCGACATCGCGATCATCGGCACCGGTTCGGGCAACTCGATTCTCGACGAGCGCTACACCGACAAGACGGTGGCGATCTGCGAACAAGGGGTGTTCGGCGGTACCTGCCTCAACGTCGGCTGCATCCCGACGAAGATGTTCGTCTACGCCGCCGACATCGCCCAACACATCAGGGAGTCAGCGCGATACGGCGTCGACGCCGAGCTCGAGGGGGTGCGGTGGCCCGACATCGTCTCGCGGGTCTTCGGCCGCGTCGATCCGATCGCGCTCAGCGGCGAGAACTACCGCCGTGCATCACCCAACGTCGAGGTGTTCGCCAGCCATACCCGGTTCGGGCCGACGAGACCCGACGGCCGCTACACGCTGCGCACGGCCGACGGCGACGAGTTCACCGCCGATCAGGTCGTGGTCGCGGCCGGCTCACGGGCGGTGATTCCGGAAGCCATCGCCGAATGCGGGGTGCCCTACCACACCAGCGACACCATCATGCGCATCGCCGACGTGCCCGAACATCTGATCATCGTCGGCGGCGGCTTCATCGGCTGCGAGTTCGCCCACATCTTCTCCGCGCTGGGCAGTCAGGTCACCCTGTTGCTGCGCGGTAGCACGCTGCTGCGCGGCCACGACGACGAAATCACCATGCGCTTCACTGATCTCGCGGCCAAGAAGTGGTCGATCCGCGACCATCACGAAGTGGCCGACGCGCGGCGAGTCGGCGACGGTGTCGAGATCACGTGTCAGGACGGCACCAAGGTGCGCGGTGACGCGCTGCTGGTGGCGACCGGCCGGGTGCCCAACGGTGATCTGCTCGACGCCGAACAGGCCGGGGTCAAGGTGACCGGCGACGGCCGCGTCGTCGTCGACGAGTACCAGCGAACCACCGCCCGGGGTGTTTTCGCCCTCGGTGACGTGTCGTCGGAGTACCAGCTCAAACACGTGGCCAACCACGAAGCCCGGGTGGTGCGACACAACCTGCTGCAGGACTGGGACGACACCGACGCGCTGATGACCTCCGATCACCGCTACGTGCCGTCGGCGGTGTTCACCGACCCGCAGATCGCCAGCGTCGGGCTCACCGAAAACCAGGCGCGGGCACAGGGTTTCGATGTCCGGGTCAAAGTGCAGGACTACGGCGACGTCGCCTACGGATGGGCGATGGAAGACACCACCGGCATCGTCAAGGTGATCGTCGACGGTGACACCGGCCTCATCCTGGGCGCACACATCATGGGCCACCAGGCGTCGTCGCTGATTCAGCCCGTTATTCAGGCGATGAGTTTCGGCCTGCCGGCCCAGGAGATGGCGCGCGGTCAGTACTGGATCCACCCCGCGCTGCCCGAGGTCGTCGAGAACGCGTTGCTGGCGCTGTGCGGTGAACCGCCGTGGCCGCCGTCGAAGCGGCACTAG
- a CDS encoding energy-coupling factor ABC transporter ATP-binding protein: MTAIDIEALRYVYPDGQVALDHVDLTVAPGERIAVLGPNGAGKTTLMLHLNGVLTATSGAVEICGIPLNRKTVQDIRRRVGLVFQDPDDQLFMPTVAQDVAFGPANFGVRGDALATRVTRALDAVSLADHADRSPTHLSAGQRRRAALATVLACEPDILVLDEPSANLDPVARRELAEALAGLEATMLIVTHDLPYAAQLCERAVVMDSGVIVADGAINEILADADLLAAHRLELPWGFSVTT, encoded by the coding sequence ATGACGGCGATCGACATCGAGGCGTTGCGCTACGTCTACCCCGACGGGCAGGTCGCGCTCGACCATGTCGACCTCACCGTCGCACCCGGCGAGCGGATCGCCGTCCTGGGCCCCAACGGCGCGGGTAAGACCACGCTGATGCTGCACCTCAACGGTGTGCTCACCGCCACGTCCGGTGCGGTCGAGATCTGCGGTATCCCGTTGAACCGCAAGACGGTTCAAGACATCCGCCGACGGGTCGGGTTGGTGTTCCAGGACCCCGACGACCAGCTGTTCATGCCGACCGTCGCGCAGGACGTCGCGTTCGGCCCGGCCAATTTCGGTGTGCGCGGTGACGCGCTGGCCACCCGCGTGACCCGGGCGTTGGACGCGGTGTCGTTGGCCGACCACGCCGACCGCAGCCCGACGCATCTGTCCGCCGGGCAGCGCAGGCGCGCCGCGCTGGCCACCGTGTTGGCCTGCGAGCCCGACATTCTCGTTCTCGACGAACCGTCGGCCAATCTCGACCCGGTCGCGCGCCGGGAGCTGGCCGAGGCGCTGGCCGGGCTGGAGGCCACGATGCTGATCGTCACCCACGACCTGCCCTATGCGGCCCAACTGTGCGAGCGGGCGGTCGTGATGGACAGCGGTGTCATCGTCGCCGACGGCGCGATCAACGAGATCCTCGCCGACGCCGACCTGCTCGCCGCGCACCGCCTCGAGCTGCCGTGGGGGTTCTCGGTCACCACCTGA
- the cbiQ gene encoding cobalt ECF transporter T component CbiQ: MGAGAHPLYRHDDSAVHRAPAEVKIVCLLVFVLAVVATPREMFWPFAVYATVIVAVWRLARIPLRWVLPRMLIEAPFLVLAVLLPFAEGGTGVEVAGLQLSVSGLWAAWGIVIKGTLGVAAALTVAATTSTTELPAALGRLGVPAVATSVLVLMIRYVDLLAAEAGRMRMARISRGDSPRALHQAGAIAKGIGALFLRSYERGERVYVAMLSRGFDGRAPDLAVIGAPPRAAAAQWAVALIPAYAAVAVSVLAWVTR; this comes from the coding sequence ATGGGCGCTGGTGCCCACCCGCTCTACCGCCACGACGATTCGGCGGTGCACCGGGCACCCGCCGAGGTGAAGATCGTCTGCCTGCTGGTGTTCGTGCTCGCCGTCGTGGCCACCCCGCGGGAGATGTTCTGGCCGTTCGCCGTTTACGCGACGGTCATCGTCGCGGTGTGGCGGCTGGCGCGGATCCCGCTGCGCTGGGTGCTGCCGCGGATGCTGATCGAGGCCCCGTTTCTGGTGCTGGCGGTGCTGCTGCCGTTCGCCGAGGGCGGTACCGGCGTCGAGGTTGCCGGACTGCAGCTTTCGGTGAGCGGGCTGTGGGCTGCGTGGGGCATCGTCATCAAGGGCACGCTCGGCGTGGCCGCCGCGCTGACCGTCGCGGCCACTACCTCGACGACCGAGTTGCCCGCCGCGCTGGGCCGGCTGGGTGTGCCCGCCGTGGCGACGTCGGTGCTGGTGCTGATGATCCGATACGTCGACCTGCTGGCCGCTGAGGCCGGCCGGATGCGGATGGCCCGGATCTCGCGCGGCGACTCCCCGCGGGCACTGCATCAGGCCGGTGCGATCGCCAAGGGCATCGGTGCGTTGTTCCTGCGGTCCTACGAGCGTGGTGAGCGGGTGTACGTCGCGATGCTGTCCCGCGGATTCGACGGCAGGGCACCGGATCTGGCGGTCATCGGGGCGCCGCCGCGGGCGGCCGCCGCGCAGTGGGCCGTCGCGCTGATCCCGGCGTACGCCGCCGTCGCGGTTTCGGTGCTGGCGTGGGTGACGCGATGA
- a CDS encoding PDGLE domain-containing protein encodes MKSRWQFWVGFAVVTLLIAGVVSYFASSSPDGLDATTLRGCEVIETADGEQLRGDCIAQHADEHGLAASPLADYAIGGRDGTGGLAGIVGVLATVVVAGSAFWLISRTRRTGDDAESRR; translated from the coding sequence ATGAAGTCGCGTTGGCAGTTCTGGGTCGGGTTCGCGGTCGTCACGCTGCTGATCGCGGGGGTGGTGTCGTACTTCGCCAGCTCCAGCCCGGACGGCCTGGACGCCACGACGCTGCGCGGCTGCGAGGTCATCGAGACCGCCGACGGTGAGCAGTTGCGCGGCGACTGCATCGCCCAGCACGCCGACGAGCATGGCCTCGCGGCGTCACCGCTGGCCGACTACGCGATCGGCGGACGTGACGGCACCGGTGGACTGGCCGGGATCGTCGGGGTGCTGGCCACGGTCGTGGTCGCGGGCTCGGCGTTCTGGTTGATCAGCCGCACCCGCCGGACCGGCGACGACGCCGAGAGCCGACGCTAG
- a CDS encoding energy-coupling factor ABC transporter permease, with protein MHMSDGIVNAPTSAVCGLIAVVVVGFSAMKARTELDERTVPLAGLVAAFIFAVQMINFPILPGVSGHLLGGALAAILVGPYTGALCIAIVLVVQSLLFADGGVTALGTNIINMAVIGVAAGYATAVALYSLARRRAEIPVGALGIVAFIAGLVGTVCAAMGFVVEYAIGGASATSMGAVTGYMLGTHALIGVGEGLITAVTVMAVARARPDLVYLLRRARTGVPA; from the coding sequence ATGCATATGAGCGACGGCATCGTCAACGCGCCGACGTCGGCGGTGTGCGGCCTCATCGCGGTGGTCGTCGTCGGGTTCAGCGCGATGAAGGCGCGCACCGAACTCGACGAGCGCACCGTGCCGTTGGCCGGTCTCGTCGCGGCGTTCATCTTCGCGGTGCAGATGATCAACTTCCCGATTCTGCCCGGCGTCAGCGGCCACCTGCTGGGTGGCGCGCTGGCGGCGATCCTGGTCGGTCCGTACACCGGGGCGCTGTGCATCGCGATCGTGCTGGTGGTGCAGTCGCTGCTGTTCGCCGATGGCGGCGTCACCGCGCTGGGCACCAACATCATCAACATGGCGGTCATCGGCGTCGCGGCCGGCTACGCGACGGCGGTGGCGCTGTACAGCCTGGCCCGCAGGCGCGCGGAAATCCCGGTAGGCGCCCTGGGCATCGTGGCTTTTATCGCTGGGCTGGTCGGCACCGTGTGCGCGGCAATGGGATTCGTCGTCGAGTACGCGATCGGTGGAGCTTCGGCCACGTCGATGGGCGCGGTCACCGGCTACATGCTGGGCACCCACGCGCTGATCGGAGTCGGTGAGGGCCTGATCACCGCGGTGACCGTGATGGCGGTCGCGCGGGCGCGCCCCGATCTGGTCTACCTTCTGCGCCGGGCACGCACCGGGGTGCCCGCATGA
- a CDS encoding class I SAM-dependent methyltransferase, with product MTAVDVEADRKLKANHRTMWASGDYPALATQMIAELGRELVRACGVRPGDRVLDVAAGSGNASIPAAAAGGIVTASDLTPELFAPGKTSADQHGVELEWVEADAEALPFADSSFDIVMSCVGVMFAPHHQAAADEMVRVVRPGGTIAMINWTPQGFIGNLFATMKPYAPPPPPGAVAPPLWGDEAYVLALFGDRVSALTMRRQTVVLDGCADPTEFREYWKRNYGPTIATYAFNAGRPDQVQALDRDFLDFLTDWNRGQPGRAYWEAEYLLVTATKREPATFT from the coding sequence ATGACTGCTGTCGACGTCGAAGCAGACCGGAAACTGAAGGCAAACCACCGGACGATGTGGGCGTCCGGCGATTACCCGGCGTTGGCCACGCAGATGATCGCGGAGTTGGGCCGAGAACTCGTACGTGCCTGCGGCGTTCGACCGGGCGACCGGGTCCTCGACGTGGCAGCCGGCTCCGGCAACGCGTCGATCCCAGCCGCGGCCGCCGGCGGCATCGTCACCGCCAGCGATCTCACACCGGAACTCTTCGCACCCGGAAAGACATCCGCCGACCAGCACGGTGTCGAGTTGGAATGGGTCGAAGCCGATGCCGAGGCGTTGCCGTTCGCCGACAGCAGCTTTGACATCGTGATGTCCTGTGTCGGTGTGATGTTCGCTCCGCATCACCAGGCCGCTGCCGACGAGATGGTTCGGGTGGTACGTCCCGGCGGGACGATCGCGATGATCAACTGGACGCCGCAGGGTTTCATCGGAAACCTGTTCGCGACGATGAAGCCGTACGCCCCGCCGCCACCACCGGGTGCCGTCGCGCCGCCGCTGTGGGGCGACGAGGCGTACGTCTTGGCCCTGTTCGGTGACCGGGTCAGCGCCCTGACGATGCGACGGCAGACCGTCGTACTCGACGGGTGTGCCGACCCGACAGAGTTCCGCGAGTACTGGAAACGCAACTACGGCCCCACCATCGCGACGTACGCGTTCAACGCCGGTCGGCCCGATCAGGTCCAGGCGCTCGACCGTGACTTCCTCGACTTCCTCACCGACTGGAACCGCGGCCAGCCGGGGCGGGCGTACTGGGAGGCGGAGTACCTGCTGGTCACCGCGACAAAGCGGGAGCCCGCCACGTTCACATGA